Part of the Caldisericaceae bacterium genome, AGTTGATTCAAACCTTGAAATAGGTTCAAATTGCCACTTTTCATCAACTTCACTTCTTTCTCTATAGAGTTCTGGGTCTCCAACAAAGTGACCTTTAATTCTATAAGTTTTTGCTTCTATAAGTGTTGGTCCATCTCCGTTTCTTGCTCTTTCTACAGCTTCTTTAACAACCTCGTATACTGCAATTACATCGTTTCCATCAACTGTTGCACCTACAATATTGTAGCCTTTTGCTCTGTCTCCAATATTCTTAACAGAAGTTGTTTCTGTTACCCTCTCAGTTGACGCAAACTGGTTATTTTCATTCAAAAAGATTATAGGGAGTTTAAATACTGATGCCCAGTTTAAGGCTTCATGGAAAGCTCCTCTGTTTGAGGCGCCATCACCAAAAAAGGAAATAACAACAGAGTCCTTTTTCTGCATTTTAATTGCCATGCCTGCGCCTACAGCAATTGGAAGTCCACCTGCAACTTCACCGTTTGCACCAAGCACTCCTATTGAAACATCTGCAATGTGCATAGAACCACCTTTACCTTTACAGTAACCTGTTTCTTTACCGTAAAGTTCTGCCATCATTTTTTTAACATCTGCTCCTTTTGCAATCATGTGTCCATGTCCTCTGTGTGTAGAAGTGATATAATCATCTTTTCTTAAGTTTGCCATGGCACCTGTTGCAATTGCTTCTTCACCAATGTAAAGGTGGATAAAGCCTGGAAGTTTTCCTTGTAAGAATAGTTCTTCAGCCTTAAGTTCAAAATTTCTGATTCGAACCATCGTCCTGTACAACCCAATTAAAAACTCTTTTTCGTACTGCATTTTTACCCCCTTTCTTGTTAATATAGATAATTTCAGCAAAATTTACTTTCATTTCTATATACGCAAAAATCGTGCCAAAGTTAAAAAGTGGTCTTATAGGAAGTTCTTCTTAAAAGGTAAAATAAAATTGATTAAAGAAATGTTAAAAAAATTTACAGTTTTATTAAAAAGTGTAAATAAATCTTACAAGGTCTCTTTAAAAAAACCATATTCTGGAATAAGTGCTTGCTTACGCAAAGTGGATTGCAGGACAAGCTTTTGTTACCTTGGATTATGTCATCCTAAATCGTGTCATACTAAGCCATTTTTTCCTTTTCAACCTAAAGATTTCTTTTCTTTATCATACTACACTCTTTTCCTTGACGAAGTCAAGTGGAGCGGTAGCAACAAAGGATCTCATGTTTGAAGGGTAAAAGGCACCCCCTCAAGACTCCCACGAAAAATGCAAAAGCATAAACGGATGAGGTTTTTCGGGCATACGCCCTCAGAATGACAACATAGGATGAATGGAGAGATTCTTCCACGGCAAGAGGACGCCTCGTCAGAATGACACCGAAGGGATACCCCCTCAAGATTCCCCCCGAATACTAAAAAACATAAACGGATGAGATTCTTCCTTAAGTTGAGGGTGATAGCCCCTCGAATATAAAACGACGAGATTCTTTACGGAGTTTACACTGAGCAAAGCGAACGTGTTCAGAATGACACTTTGCAGTCATACTGTTTTCCTTTTCTTTGTTATACTAAGCGATAGCGAAGGATCTTGCCTTCCAAAGGAAAAGATTTTTCTTC contains:
- a CDS encoding thiamine pyrophosphate-dependent dehydrogenase E1 component subunit alpha, producing MQYEKEFLIGLYRTMVRIRNFELKAEELFLQGKLPGFIHLYIGEEAIATGAMANLRKDDYITSTHRGHGHMIAKGADVKKMMAELYGKETGYCKGKGGSMHIADVSIGVLGANGEVAGGLPIAVGAGMAIKMQKKDSVVISFFGDGASNRGAFHEALNWASVFKLPIIFLNENNQFASTERVTETTSVKNIGDRAKGYNIVGATVDGNDVIAVYEVVKEAVERARNGDGPTLIEAKTYRIKGHFVGDPELYRERSEVDEKWQFEPISRFESTLLKMGMLTDSEKDSIWKDAEVEVKDAVNFAEESTYPAPESALQDLFESDEGYDY